The Candidatus Manganitrophaceae bacterium genomic sequence CGTGTTGCCCGAAAGGCTTTCTTATGGCTTTCTACGGCATATTTATCCTGTTCCTCACGGGTGATTTGAAACTCTTCTGCAAGGTTTTCAGCCGTCTTTCCCATGACCTGGCCGCAGAAACCATCGGTCAGGCCCTCCCAGATCGAATCAATCATCATCGAATGACGCAGGCGCTGTCCAAACCGCATGTCGCGTGAAACAAAAGGCGCCAGGCTCATGTTTTCTACCCCTCCGGCAACCTGGAGGTCTGCATCCCCCGAATAGATATTCTGGCAGGCATTCACGACGGCTTGCAGGCCGGAGGCGCAATTACGCGCGACGGTATAGGCCGGGGTGGAGATGGGCAAGTCCGCCATCAGCATGATGACACGCGCCAGATTGGTCGCGTCACTATATTGCCCGACACAACCAAAGATGACCTCTTCTGCCGCCGATGGATCGATACCGGAACGCTTGAACACCTCGCGGGTGACCGCTTCACCCAACTTTTGGTTCGTGATCTCCTTAAGTGCGCCTCCCATATTGCCGATCGGTGTTCGGACCCCTTCAACAATGACCGCTTCCTTCATACAGACTCCTTTCTATTTGCATCAAATATATCAGACCAATCAGATCTTATTGCACGGACAAACCCGAAAACGGATTATAACTTCGTAACGATTCAGCTTGCCTAGATTTTGGCTACGCGAGACCCATCCTCCAGGATAAGGCACGAGGAGCACAGAACCGCAACGTATGTCTATACGTGAGGATTCGAGCACCACAGCAACGCAGTCATGGGGAAAAAGATGGGTAGGCTCAATCGTTACGCCTCTTCTTCATTTCTTCTTCCAGCAAGACACGCCTCAAGACCTTTCCAATAATTGTCTTCGGAAGCTCGGATCGAAACTCAATCTCTTTCGGCACCTTGAACTCAGCCAACTCTATTCGGCAGTGATCCATCACCTCATCTTCTGTTACATTTTCTCCTTCTTTCAGAACAAGATAGGCCTTGATGTATTCCCCAAAAAACTTTTCAGGGATACCCACCACAACCGCATCTTTTACTTTTGGATGCCGGAAAAGAACCTCTTCCACTTCACGCGGATAAACATTCTCACCCTTTGTCTTAATCATGTCTTTCTTTCGGTCTACAATAAAAAAGTATCCTTCCTCATCCATGCGGGCCATATCCCCTGTAAAAAGCCACCCATCCCGCAAGACATCTCTGGTTTCCGTCCCTTTTTGCCAATATCCCTCCATCACCTGAGGGCCTTGAACAATTAATTCGCCGACCTCCCCAATTGCAAGGTCTTTCTTTCCTGTCTCAATATCAACGATCTTTGCAAGAGTATTCGGAAAAGGAAGTCCGATGCTCCCCTCTTTCCGCTTTCCATTGATCGGGATCGCATGGGTCACGGGAGAGGCCTCTGACAGCCCATATCCCTCAACCAGTTTTGCTCCTGTCAGCGCCTCAAAACGGCGCTGGACCTCTTCATGGAGCGGTCCGGCACCAGAGATACAAACACGCACGGAAGAGAGATCATATTCTTTGATGGTGGCAAAATTATTAATCGCGACGTACATCGCCTGAACCCCCATGAACATTGTCGCCCTGCTTTTCTGAATCGTCTTCAGGACATCCTTGGTCACAAATCGAGGCAAAAGGACGAGTGTCGACCCCAAATAAATCGCTAGGTTCATGCAGGTTGACATCCCATAAACATGGAAGAAAGGGATCACCCCGAGGAAAATCTCTTCCTTTTCCGTAAGGGATGGCATCCATTTACGGATTTGAATCGCGTTGACCACAAGATTTTGATGCGTCAACATCACCCCTTTTGGGGTTCCGGTCGTTCCGCCGGTATATTGGAGGAGAGCCAGGTCTGTGGAAAAGACAAGCACATTCGGATCAGATGAAGGCATCTCCTTCATCAGTGCCATCATGTCGTATACAGGCGGGACTTTTGGGACTTGAATCCACTGGCCCTCCTTCTTTGCCTTGATCGGGTAAAGGAGGGACAAGAACCAGGGAAGTGCATCTCGAATGGAAGTTAAGATGATATTTTTTAAGGGGGTCTTATTTTTAATTTTTTCAATACGGGGATAAAAGAAGTCGAGAGCAATAATCGTTTCCGCTCCGGAATCATCAAGCTGCACTTGAAGTTCTCGTTCGACGTACAAAGGATTCGTCATGACGACGATTGCACCCGCTTTCAGTGCACCATAGTAGGCAACAACACATTGGGGGATATTCGGGAGCATGATGGCCACTCGATCCCCCTTGCGCACACCCAGTTCTGTAAGGAGATGGGCAAATTGATTGATTTCAAGGGACAATTTCTGATAGCTCGTCCTCTTCCCATAGAAAAGAATGGCGCAAAGTTCAGGGCATCGAACCGCAGAATCGTCAATAAACTGGTAAATTGGAATGGAGGGGAATTGAATGGTTTCCGGTACATCCTGTTCATAATACTTGACCCAGGGACGATCCATAAGCAATCCGCCTATCTCCATGAACTCACATGGATCTTACGTCCACTCCCCACATGGACGGGGGGAAAGAAAAGTACATGAATGACCCTTCAAAACTACTATAATTATACCATAAAAGTCAAACTACCTCCGTCAAACTTCACGACATTTACTCCTTTCTGGGTCTCGCTCAAAAAGGATAAAATATGAGGTTGTTTCTAGTTCATTAATTCTATAGAATGATTCCTTCATTGATGTGATTGTCAATTTGAAACTAAAGAGGAACATCCCATTAGATGAAGTGTACATAAAGATATGATCAACTCTTCGCAGATATTCAGGAGCAATGCTTATGAGGAATAATAGTTTAAAGGTGGCCGCAAGCGCGTTGATCTCGATGGCACTCCTCCTGGGCGCTTCTTCAGTTTTTGCCGGAAAATTGGATACGGTAAAGCGTCGCGGGATTCTTCATTGCGGTGTGAACAAAATGATCCCGGGCTTTGGATTTCTTAATCCCAAAGGCGAATTTGAAGGATTTGATGTTGCATTTTGCAAGGCCATTGCAAGCGCCGTCTTTAGTGATCCCAAGAAAGTGAAATATGTCCCTCTCTCCTCGTCACAGCGCTTTACGGCACTTCAGGCAGGTGAAATCGATGTCCTTTCCAGAAATACCACATGGACGGTCTCCAGAGACGGATCGGTGGGGCTTGACTTTACGGTAACGACATTTTATGACGGCCAGGGAGTTCTGGTAAAAAAAGATCTGGGCATTCAAGGGATCAGCGAACTCGCAGGAGCCACATTTTGTACCATTTCAGGAACCACGACTGAAAAAAATATCACAGATTACTTCGCGAAAATAAATTCCAACTTCACGCTGCTGACCTTTGAAGATGCCGACGGAATGATGTCCGCATTCAGGGCAAACCGATGTGACGCCGCTACCTCGGACCGGTCCACACTCCTTGCCCGCCAGTATGCGGAAAAGAATCCTTCGATCTATGTCCTTCTGGACGAAACCATCTCCAAGGAACCGCTGGGGCCTGCAGTCGGGTCCAATGACAGCCAATGGAGGGACGTGGTAGTCTGGACCATTTACGGCATGCTGGCGGCGGAAGAACTGGGAGTGACCCAAAAGAATCTTGAGGTCATGAAGCTTAATAAAGATCCCGTCATCCAGAGGCTCTTAGGCATTACCGGAACCCTCGGAAAAGGCCTGGGTGTAGACAACACCTTTGTCGCCAATATCATCAAAAATGTAGGCAACTACGGTGAGGTCTTTGATCGAAACCTCGGGATGAAATCAAAGTTCAAGATGTCTCGCGGCCTGAATGCTCTCTGGACCGATGGCGGTTTGATGTATGCCCCTCCTTTTCGATAAAAGTAACAGTTCAACTCACCCATCCAAGGCTCCATGTCTGCGTTGCTGTGGTACTCGAATCCTCACGCATGAAACATACGCTGTGGTTCTGCGCTCCTCGCGCCTTGCCCTGAAGCCTTATCCAGGCAATAAAAATCATTACAACTTGCTATGAAAAAAACCCAACACCCTCCTCTTCACAAGTCTGAAGCGATCCGTATTCCTTTTTATCGGGATGTCAAAGTGATTAATATTCTGCTGCAAGTCCTTTTTTTTCTTGTCATTGGGATATTTTTTTTCTGGTTGTTGCGTAATATGTTTTCAGGACTGGCCCAGCAGAACTTAAAGATCCAGTTTGAGTTTATGTCAGAAGAAGCGGGGTTTTCAATTAGTGAAGGCATCGAATTTTCATCTGAAAACTCTTATTGGAGGGCCTTTCAAGTCGGCGCAGTCAATACGCTTCGTATCTCAGCATTGGGTATTCTTCTAAGCACCTTTCTTGGTATTTTCATTGGGATGGGACGCCTCTCAAAAAATTTATTGATCAATACCTTGTCAACAGTCTATGTGGAAATCATTCGAAACATCCCTTTGCTGGTACAGCTTTTTGTCTGGTATCATGTGGTCTATTTGGCCCTGCCAGGGATTCGACAGTCTATTCCACTCCCTGGCGGAATTTACTTGAGCAATCGCGGCGCATTTTTCCCATGGTGGGAAGGGACGGACACCACTCGAATGTGGTTAGGCTTCATTGGCCTTGCCGTCATCAGCGGCTTCGGAGTACTGAGAATCCTGAAAGGGAGGGAAGCGGGTCGTGGTCTGCTGCGGTCCAAAGCATTCATCCCCTATATGGTATTTTTGGGAGTGGTCCTCCTCAGCCTCTTCGCACTGCCCGAATATCCCCTCCGCCTCAGTACCCCCCGCTTGAAAGGATTCAATTTTCAGGGCGGGATTCATTTTTCCCCCGAATTCATGGGATTGTTGACCGGACTGACAATCTATACGGCGGCCTTCATTGCTGAGATTGTCAGAGCAGGCATCCTGGCCGTCCATAAAGGACAAAGCGAAGCGGCTCAGGCCCTGGGATTAACCCCGCTACAGATTTTTCGGCTGGTTGTCTTTCCTCAAGCCTTGCGGGTCATATTTCCTCCCTTGGCAAATCAGTATCTTAATTTGACAAAAAATTCCAGCCTGGCCCTTGTGATTGGTTTTGCCGACCTCTTTCAGGTCTCTCAGACCATCTCCAACCAGTCTGGAAACGCGATCCCCCTGATACTTCTGGTGATGGGATCCTACCTGGGTGTCAGCTTATTCATTTCGACGATCATTAACTGGTTTAACGCCAGAACAGGAATAATCGCAAAATAAAGTCTAAGGCAGCGATTTGCATGAGACCTATCACAAACAATCTTTAATGGCTTGATCATGTCTGCTTATACAAAGTCTAAAAATATGATCATTCCCTGGATCAAAAAAAACTTGTTTGGTTCCTGGATCAACACCTCATTAACCATTGGGAGTCTCTGGCTGGGGTATCTTCTATTTGTTCCGATGCTTGCATTTGTGTTTCAGAACGCAGACTGGCAAGTTGTCGTCGACAATCTCCACCTTTTCGCAGTCGGCTCCTATCCAGAGGAACAGCTCTGGAGAATTTTTCTGACCCTCGTGTTCTTGATGGGCTTGTTGGGTTCCACCGTTGCCATCCGAACAAGGATGGGAGTCAAAAGCTGGTCACTGTTTATTTGCTTCACGGGGTTCGCCCTGTGGAGCACCATCGTGGGCCATGATGCAGACCGTACAGGGTTTAATGCCGCCAACCATTATTTTCCCATTGCCGGAGCTATCCTCTACCTGATTGGATACACCACGGCCCAAAAAGGACAAAAGCGCCGAATTGTCCTAGGATGGTTTCTCTATATCACACTCAGCCCGATATTACTGAGTGGTTTTACAGGAAGCGATATTCTGCCCAGAGTCGAAAACCATCTCTGGGGTGGACTGCTTCTAACACTCTTAGTGACCGTCGTCGGCATTGTTGTGTCCTTCCCTCTTGGGATCGCCCTGGCTCTGGGAAGAAGAAGTAAGCTGCCCGGAATCAAGGTGCTTTGTATCGGATTTATCGAAACCATTCGTGGCGTTCCTCTGATCACTCTGCTGTTTATGGGTCAGGTTCTCATTCCTTTGTTTCTCCCCCCCGCTCTGGTTGTCAGTAACCTGGTGCGCGTGATGATCGCCGTCACTCTCTTTGCCGCAGCTTATATGGCAGAATACATCCGGGGAGGCTTACAAGCGCTCCCCGCAGGACAAATCGAAGCCGCACAGGCCCTCGGATTGAACACAGTTCAAACAAACCTTTTCATCGTTCTACCCCAGGCAATCCGTGCCGTCATTCCTGCACTCGTCGGGGAATGCATCTCCCTGTTCAAAGATACCTCCCTGGTTGCCATTGTTGGACTGCTTGATCTAACCGGAGCCGCGAAGGCCGCGATTGGACAACCTGATTTTATTGGTTTGGAAGCCGAGGTCTTCATGACGATCGCTTTTGTCTATTGGATTTTTAGTTTTTTAATGTCAAAATATAGTCGAAATTTAGAAAAACAGCTTGGAGTCGGCGTTCGATGAGTTCAAAGAACCAAGACAATAAAAACGTGATCGTCTGCCGTAACGTCCACAAATGGTTCGGGGACTTCCATGCCTTACAGGGCGTGAATGTTGAAGTCGCCAAAGGGGAAGTGGTCGTGATCATTGGGCCGTCAGGGTCTGGAAAATCAACATTCATCCGAACACTCAATCGATTGGAAGTCCATGAAGAAGGAGAGATCATCATCCATGGAACACCCTTGAATGATGATTTGAAGAACATCGAAACCATTCGGAGAGAGGTAGGGATGGTCTTTCAAAGCTTTAATCTCTTTCCCCACCTGAGCATCATGGAGAATATCACGCTCGCGCAGATTCACGTTCGTAAACGCCCCAGAAAACAGGCTGAAGAAAAAACAATGGAATTGTTAAAACGGGTAGGCATCCCGGAACAGGCCTCTAAATACCCCGGGCAACTGTCTGGCGGCCAGCAGCAGCGGGTCGCCATTGCCAGAGCCCTTGCGATGGACCCTGAAGTCATGTTATTCGACGAACCGACATCGGCATTAGATCCTGAAATGATCAAAGAGGTGCTCGATGTCATGAAGGAACTTGCCACAACCGGGATGACAATGCTCGTTGTAACGCACGAGATGGGCTTTGCCAAAGAAGTCGCGAACCGGGTCCTATTTTTCGACCAGGGGAAAATCATTGAGGAAACAACACCCGAAATATTCTTCACGAATCCAAACCATGAACGTTCCCGGGACTTTCTCTCAAAAATACTCGGACACTGAGGCACTGCACCCGATTTCAATGCTATTCCTCACCCTAAGATCGTCGATATGACCTTGGGGTCTCCCCTCCCGGTTTACGGCGTGCGGGAAGTTCTGATATATTGTGACGTAATTTCGTATGAACGAAAAATCTGTATCACTGTCAATAATTAGTAGGAGGGTCAATGAACAAGCATCGTCTTTTGTGGATTATTCCCCTTGGATTATCTTTTTTCCTGACATCCCCGGCCTTTGGGAAAAGAATCGTCTTTCATGGCATACCCGTCATTCAAAACAGAAGTTCAGCAGACCTCTCGCACAACGTCAAGCTCGACAACAATCAAAAAATCACCAATGCCGCCATCATTACAGAAGAAGATGGAAAATATTTTTGGGCAACACGGGACAAGAGAGAGCTGCTCTATCAATCCATGAATAATTTTGATCTTTTTATCGACCTCAAAACCGGCGGTTACATCAAAATCATCACAAAGGGTGGAAAATTTGGGTATATGGAGCACATCGCGATACCAGGGATGAAGGCCTTCACCTATTGGGGGAATATCCTCGCCTACAATCCAAAAGACTTAAAATGAAGACTCCCGGAGAAATCCTACTCATCTCCTGTTATGAGCTGGGACATCAGCCCGTCGCGCTTGCGTCACCTTTGGCCTTTTTAGAACAGGCGGGATATCGCCCTAACGTCATCGACCTCTCCGTCCAGAAACTCGACATGTCCAAAGTCCGGCGGGCCAGACTGGTTGCTATTTCTGTCCCCATGCACACGGCCTTGCGGATCGGGGCCGTGGTCGCCACACAGGTTCGGGAGGCCAATGCCGGCTGCCATATCACCTTCTTCGGTCTCTATTCATCTCTCAACAAAGACGCCCTTCTGGAAAAAGCAGCAGACTCCGTCATCGGGGGAGAATATGAAACCGCATTGGTTTCACTTGTTCAAGCTCTTGAGAGGAATGATGATCGTTCTATTGAGGGGGTCAGTACGCACCGAAGTGATGCAGCACCCCTCCTGACACATCTTCCTTTTTTCGCGCCGAGCCGGGCGCTCCTTCCTCCTCTTGAAAAATACGCCCACTTGGAAGAAGGGAGTACTCGTCGTCAGGTGGGTTACGTTGAAGCAAGCCGTGGCTGCCGTTACCACTGCCGTCACTGCCCGATCCCGCCGGTCTATGGCGGGCGTTTTTTTCTTGTTCCCCGTGAAGTTGTTCTGGAAGACATTGAAAATCTGGTTAAGATGGGCGCGACGCATATTACCTTTGGCGATCCCGACTTCTTAAACGGCCCGGTCCATTCTCTACGTATCGTCCGAGCAATGCATGACCTTTTCCCCAATCTCACCTTTGATTTTACCGCCAAGATCGAGCATCTGATCCGGGATCAGTCCTCCCTCTCGGAACTGGCCGAACTCGGCTGTATCTTCATTATCTCAGCTGTGGAGTCACTCAGCAACACCATCCTGGTCCATCTCGATAAGAACCACACGAGGGCCGATATTGAAAGCGCGGTTCACCTGACACGACAGGCCGGGATCACACTCCGCGCCTCGCTGGTTCCTTTTACCCCCTGGACGACTATTGAGGATATCATCGACCTCTTCGACTTTGTTGAAAAGGAAGACATGATCGATTCCCTCGACCCGGTACAGTATACGATTCGCCTGCTCATCCCGCCGGGTTCCCTTCTTTTGTCAGAACCCAGCATCGCGGCTCACCTGGGTCCCCTGGTTCAAGAATCATTTACCTATCTGTGGACCCACAGCGATCCCAGGATCGATCGGCTCCAGGAAGTATTCGCTGAGGAAGTGGGAAAAGGAACCCAGGAAGAGGTCGACCCCGCCATCATTTTCTATCAGCTGAAAGAATTCGCATATGCAGCCTATGAAGGGCGCCCAGCCCAGAGAATCACACATCCGGTCAAAGCAGACCGGAAACGACCCCCAAGACTGACCGAACCCTGGTTTTGTTGCGCGGAACCCACCAAACAGCAGTTCGCAATCATCCAGGAGTAAAGAGCCTCTTCATTCCATACCCCAGCATCCGAAAGGCAGCTTGGTCTTTGTCATCACACGGAATTCTTTTCCGGTGACGCCATCGGTTTGAGCAGAGGCCATTTTTACAGCAAGTGCCGCGGGTTTTTCCACCGGGCCTGCCAAGAGGTCGATGACCCAATTGAACTTATCACGGTAGTTCCGACCTTCATCAGTGGTTTCACGACTCAGAAGCAGTTCCGTCCGGACAACCCCGGGCGAGAGTATATTCACGGTGATACCCGTCCCGCTGTATTCCCTGGAGAGAGAGCGTGTAAAAGCGGCGATTCCCGCCTTACTTGCACCATAGGCCGTCATCCGGGGAGAGGACATACGGGCTCCATAGCCCTTGAGGTTGATAATTTTCCCTCTACGCCCTTTCAGCATATGAGGAAGGAGAGCGTGGCAGCAATTGAAGGTTCCGATCAGATTCACTCCGATCACTTCGGCCCATCGTTTAGGGTCAATCTCTCCTACACGCCCGTAGGTCATAGAGATCCCCGCATTATTCACGAGAATGTCGATCCGCCCGAATTGCGCAATAATCTTTCGAACCATCCCTTAAACCTGGTCAAAAATGAAAACATCGTACCCGATGGCCGTCACCTCACCAAGTATTCCTAAACTTTCAGCGGCTTCCCGCAAGCGGCTTTCATCCCGACCACAAATAACAACCTTCGCCCCTTCCTCGATATACGCTGCCGCAATGGCATATCCAATGCCCCGGCTTCCCCCCGTAACAAGAGCCACTTTATCCAGCAAAAGCCCACTCACTTTTAATGATTTCCTGGATAATCTGATAAGTAATGTGAGAATAAACCGACAAGTCGCCTGCAAGACAAGGCCAGAGGTCTTTTTTGTGATCGAGGCGTACTCTTCGTACGTTGAGGAGCAAAAAAGGCCGATAACGCAGTAAGGCAGGCGAATCGGCGGTTTATTTAGGGGCGCTCGAGAATGCTGACTGTGATATACGTCCCCGTCCCCGCATGGCTGTGGATCAGGCCCCGTTTTGCATTCTTGACCTGGAGTTTGTTACTCCCCAAATGTTTCTTGATGCTCCCTTGTAACTGCCAGAACGCGAAGACCGCCTGCATCAGACCGGTTGCACCCACCGGATGACCACAGGCAAGAAGACCACTGCTTGGATTCACCGGAATCTTTCCTCTCTTCGGAAGGCTCAGGCCATACTCAATTCCCGGCATGAAGGGACTTCCTTCTTCAACAAAGCTTCCCCCTTCTCCATACTTGCAGAGACCCATATCTTCGTAGGTTTGAATCTCGGATGAGGTATAGGCGTCATGAAGTTCTACAAAGTCAAGATCCTCTACAGGGTTTTGGATGCCCGCCATTTTATAGGCCAACTTTGCCGCCATACGACCACCTCTGAAGGAGTGGACTCCGGGATATTTTAATCCTTTATAATCGCTTGCCCGTTCATGAGGAAGGAGGAGAACCTTTCCATGAGGCCGGTCTGCCATCCGCATCGCATCCGTTCCGCTTCCGATGCCCGTCACCTTGACCGGGCGTTTACATATTTTTTCGGCCACCTTTTCCGAGGCCAGAACAGCAACCGCCGCGCCGTCTGACATCGTACAGATATCAAGCATCGTGAGAGGCGTCGCCACCATCGTGGCGCTCCGGACATCCTCAATCGTCAACAGCCCCGGTTTCTGTGCATAGGGGTTATAAAGGGCATTGGCGTGATTCTTGATGGAAACCATCGCCATCTGTTCCGGCGTCGTTCCAAACTCATGCATATGCCGTTGAACCATCATGGCATAGTAGCCGCTGTAAAAACCCCCAACGGGGTAGTCAAAATTGGTGTCTGAAGCAAGGGCGATAAACTCGTTTCCCTTCCAGGTGTTCACGCGTGACATCGTCTCAAATCCAAAGGCAAGGCAGATATCCATCCTTCCAGAGGCCACCGACTCCCAGGCACTCTGAAAGCAAAGTCCCCCGGTTGCCCCGCCTCCTTCTACTCTCCGAGAGGGTTTTGGACAGAGGCCCAGATAATCCTGAACCATGATGGCCGCCATCAACTGTCGTGTAAAATGATCGGAAAAATAAGATCCGACACTGCCATCGATCATCTCCGGCCTCAGTTTAGGAAGGTCCTTGAGGGCAAAGTCGTAGGCCTCTTTGACCATGAGACGAAAGTCCATTTGTGTATTGGCCTTCGTGAACTTCGTGATCCCGCCTGTAATCATGTAAACTGGCTGCATCTACATCTCCATGTAACCACCCAGCGCACCCCTCCTTTCCTCCAGGACTGCGTTGTTGTGGTACTCGAATCCTCACGTATGGAATATACGCTCCGGTTCTGTGTTCCTCACGCCTTGCCCTGAAGGATGAGTCTTGCGAAGCCAAAATAGAGGCACCCTGAATAGTGACACCTCCATCAGCATAGCTTCGCTTAAGAAAAAGAAGGTTAAGGACGAACCAATTCTCTTACAGATTTGACGATCTCCTCCATCGTCGTGCCCGGGGTAAAGATCTCACCAATCCCGGCCTTCTTTAAGGCACGAATATCTGCATCCGGCACAATTCCCCCTCCGAAGACGGCAATATCCTCCGCACTCTCCTTCTTTAGGAGGGCCTTAACCTTTTTGAAGAGGGTCATGTGGGCGGCAGAATGTACTGAGAGGCCAATCCCATCTACATCTTCCTGAATCGCAGAGGAGACAATTTCGGCGGGTGTATTATGAAGACCCAGATAGACTACCTCCATTCCGGCATCGCGGAGGGTTCGCGCAACCACCTTGATCCCACGATCATGCCCATCCAGACCCACCTTTGCAAGGAGGATTCTTACCCTTTTGGGCATGTCGATCCGGCGAGCATTTCCTGAGTTCTTTTTCTGAACCGTTCTAGGCATTTTTGACCTCTTCCAGAAGAAAACGGCCCTTTACTTTCTTCACATATCCCATCCGGACCTTCGGATCATGCTGAAAGATTAAAAGCCATTGCTCCTCCGCAGCCTGTTCCAGAAGCTTCCGTTTTGTCTCAAGCGTGGTCAGAGGAAAGAGATCGTAGCCCATGATATAGGGAAGAGGAATGTGGGAAGCCGTTGGGATCAGGTCTCCCAGAAAAACCGCCTTTTTACCGTTTGATTCAATAAAGATTGATTGATGATGTGGTGTATGACCCGGGGTTCGGATCACAGAGATCCCTTTTAATATCTCAGAATCCCCTTCGAGGAGATTCAGCCGCCCGGCCTTGGGCAAGACCTCATAGTTATCGAGAAGATAACTTCCACGGGTTCGCTCATTCGGCTTGTTTGCAAACTCCCACTCCCCTTTTTGTATAAAATAAGCGGCCTTCGGAAA encodes the following:
- a CDS encoding thiolase domain-containing protein (Catalyzes the synthesis of acetoacetyl coenzyme A from two molecules of acetyl coenzyme A. It can also act as a thiolase, catalyzing the reverse reaction and generating two-carbon units from the four-carbon product of fatty acid oxidation), whose amino-acid sequence is MQPVYMITGGITKFTKANTQMDFRLMVKEAYDFALKDLPKLRPEMIDGSVGSYFSDHFTRQLMAAIMVQDYLGLCPKPSRRVEGGGATGGLCFQSAWESVASGRMDICLAFGFETMSRVNTWKGNEFIALASDTNFDYPVGGFYSGYYAMMVQRHMHEFGTTPEQMAMVSIKNHANALYNPYAQKPGLLTIEDVRSATMVATPLTMLDICTMSDGAAVAVLASEKVAEKICKRPVKVTGIGSGTDAMRMADRPHGKVLLLPHERASDYKGLKYPGVHSFRGGRMAAKLAYKMAGIQNPVEDLDFVELHDAYTSSEIQTYEDMGLCKYGEGGSFVEEGSPFMPGIEYGLSLPKRGKIPVNPSSGLLACGHPVGATGLMQAVFAFWQLQGSIKKHLGSNKLQVKNAKRGLIHSHAGTGTYITVSILERP
- a CDS encoding cobalamin B12-binding domain-containing protein, which codes for MPKRVRILLAKVGLDGHDRGIKVVARTLRDAGMEVVYLGLHNTPAEIVSSAIQEDVDGIGLSVHSAAHMTLFKKVKALLKKESAEDIAVFGGGIVPDADIRALKKAGIGEIFTPGTTMEEIVKSVRELVRP
- a CDS encoding MBL fold metallo-hydrolase; this encodes MKLGQFEIYPITDGVLRLDGGAMFGIVPKVLWEKHHSPDDLNRIKLELGSLLIKAHGFNILVDTGIGNKGDEKFNQMYGVERQPSLEESLSQFNLLPGDIDLVINTHFHFDHAGGNTRRDDRGEVHPTFPKAAYFIQKGEWEFANKPNERTRGSYLLDNYEVLPKAGRLNLLEGDSEILKGISVIRTPGHTPHHQSIFIESNGKKAVFLGDLIPTASHIPLPYIMGYDLFPLTTLETKRKLLEQAAEEQWLLIFQHDPKVRMGYVKKVKGRFLLEEVKNA